In the Catenulispora sp. EB89 genome, one interval contains:
- the mltG gene encoding endolytic transglycosylase MltG has protein sequence MSDGDWRYGGDAPQGRGRRRADAQPSDPYGQDPSSYDQEQDQQGQQGQQQSGYDRGYGRQQGSYGQQGYGQQQGAYGQQPGYGQPGQQGQQAGQAPQGQAGQQDQYGQQRGYGQQQRGYGQPGQPAAPIPGQQGQPGGGTRGYGQPPQQGQYGQQAQAPQGYGQQGQPGQPGQQAQPGYQQPGYGQQAPQGYGPPAAAPDAGAPRGGRRAARPGPKVVQSEVIDPYAQPSQDPYGAGRGTTTTAADPYTDDGWGDTGTSTAGSTPADDGYAEHGSEGWDDGGRASRSRGRRGGRGRRGAAEEEYAQSGYEQGYDQGGGDWGDQDGFFEEQPPRRRGGKLRAWAPLFVLVGILSLFGGCMYAGYSYYKGKYGPAPDFTAAANCAAAAKVPVDIPRGATGSQIANALVTAGVVKSARAYVNAANQNQGSSGITAGTYSICPSISGSNAVLELLKKSNLSDASQIIVTSHEWAKDVVASLIDKRKWKQADFDAAVSGNTIGLPPWSVDSGTHQFTIEGMLEPGTYSLTSSDTPKSVLTQMVTNRMAYLNSINFVAKSATLTCGTAKCTPEQVLTVASIAEGEVTDPTDGARVAEGVYARLKANDYLGVDSTALYMIGHLAGGKLPSAAQVQDPTNRYSTYAPHHGLPPTPVYLTSDDMIKAALAPTHEGDYYWCVTATGTNFYTKYEQSQRDKACAASQ, from the coding sequence ATGAGCGACGGCGATTGGCGATACGGGGGCGACGCGCCTCAGGGGCGGGGCCGCCGGAGGGCCGATGCACAGCCGTCGGATCCGTATGGGCAGGATCCGTCGTCGTACGACCAGGAGCAGGACCAGCAGGGTCAGCAGGGCCAGCAGCAGTCCGGTTACGACCGGGGCTACGGCCGGCAGCAGGGTTCGTACGGTCAGCAGGGGTACGGACAGCAGCAGGGTGCTTACGGTCAGCAGCCGGGCTACGGACAGCCGGGTCAGCAGGGCCAGCAGGCCGGGCAGGCCCCGCAGGGCCAGGCCGGCCAGCAGGACCAGTACGGTCAGCAGCGCGGCTACGGCCAGCAGCAGCGCGGGTACGGCCAGCCGGGCCAGCCGGCCGCGCCGATCCCCGGCCAGCAGGGGCAGCCCGGCGGCGGCACGCGCGGCTACGGCCAGCCGCCGCAGCAGGGGCAGTACGGCCAGCAGGCGCAGGCGCCGCAGGGCTACGGCCAGCAAGGGCAGCCGGGCCAGCCGGGCCAGCAGGCCCAGCCGGGTTACCAGCAGCCCGGCTACGGCCAGCAGGCGCCGCAGGGCTACGGCCCGCCGGCCGCGGCGCCGGACGCCGGCGCCCCGCGCGGCGGCCGCCGCGCCGCCCGCCCGGGCCCGAAGGTCGTGCAGAGCGAGGTCATCGACCCCTACGCGCAGCCGTCGCAGGACCCTTACGGCGCCGGCCGCGGGACCACCACGACCGCGGCGGACCCGTACACCGACGACGGCTGGGGCGACACCGGAACCTCGACCGCCGGCTCCACCCCCGCCGACGACGGCTACGCCGAGCACGGCAGCGAGGGCTGGGACGACGGCGGCCGGGCGAGCCGCTCGCGCGGACGCCGGGGCGGCCGGGGCCGTCGCGGCGCCGCCGAGGAGGAGTACGCGCAGAGCGGCTACGAGCAGGGTTACGACCAGGGCGGCGGCGACTGGGGCGACCAGGACGGCTTCTTCGAGGAGCAGCCCCCGCGCCGCCGCGGCGGCAAGCTGCGGGCCTGGGCGCCGCTGTTCGTGCTCGTCGGTATCCTGAGCCTGTTCGGCGGCTGCATGTACGCCGGCTACTCGTACTACAAGGGCAAGTACGGTCCGGCCCCCGACTTCACCGCGGCGGCGAACTGCGCGGCCGCCGCGAAGGTCCCGGTCGACATCCCCCGCGGCGCGACCGGATCGCAGATAGCGAACGCGCTGGTCACCGCCGGCGTGGTCAAGAGCGCGCGGGCCTACGTCAACGCGGCGAACCAGAACCAGGGCTCCTCCGGCATCACCGCCGGGACCTACTCGATCTGTCCGTCGATCTCCGGCTCCAACGCCGTGCTGGAGCTGTTGAAGAAGTCGAACCTGTCCGACGCCTCGCAGATAATCGTGACGTCGCACGAGTGGGCCAAGGACGTGGTCGCGAGCCTGATCGACAAGCGCAAGTGGAAGCAGGCCGACTTCGACGCGGCGGTCTCGGGCAACACGATCGGGCTGCCGCCGTGGTCGGTGGACTCCGGGACGCACCAGTTCACCATCGAGGGGATGCTCGAGCCGGGCACGTACTCGCTGACGTCGTCCGACACGCCCAAGAGCGTGCTGACACAGATGGTCACGAACCGCATGGCGTACCTGAACAGCATCAACTTCGTGGCCAAGTCCGCGACGCTGACCTGTGGCACCGCCAAGTGCACGCCGGAACAGGTGCTGACTGTCGCCTCGATCGCCGAGGGCGAGGTCACCGACCCGACCGACGGCGCCCGGGTCGCCGAGGGCGTCTACGCGCGTCTGAAGGCCAACGACTACCTGGGCGTCGACTCCACGGCGCTGTACATGATCGGCCACCTCGCCGGCGGCAAGCTCCCGAGCGCGGCCCAGGTCCAGGACCCGACCAACCGCTACTCGACCTACGCGCCGCACCACGGTCTGCCGCCGACGCCGGTCTACCTCACGTCGGACGACATGATCAAGGCCGCGCTGGCGCCGACGCACGAGGGCGACTACTACTGGTGCGTCACCGCGACCGGCACGAACTTCTACACCAAGTACGAGCAGTCGCAACGTGACAAGGCCTGCGCCGCTTCGCAGTGA
- a CDS encoding replication-associated recombination protein A has protein sequence MEQLDLFEEAGTEKARIAAPLAVRMRPRVLDEIVGQKHLLRSGSPLWRLVKAGDGVTVPASILLWGPPGTGKTTLAYVLANATDRTFAELSAINAGVKEVRAVVDRAKRELGMYGRETLLFLDEIHRFSKAQQDSLLPAVENRWVTLVAATTENPHFSVISPLLSRSLLLTLQPLTEDDVREVVHRALADERGLAGKVTLPPDSEIHLLRVAGGDARRALTALEAGAAGALAAAKGEVPAELTLEILEQAVDRAAVRYDRDGDQHYDVASAFIKSVRGSDVDAALHYLARMVDAGEDPRFIARRLVISASEDIGMADPSSLQVAVAAMQAVSFIGWPEAQITLAHAVIHLALAPKSNSAVKAIGAALGDVHKGLAGPVPPHLRDAHYSGAQSLGHGKGYLYAHDVPGGVAAQQYAPDAVKDRRYYEPTRHGAEARYSDVYDRVRAMLDGTGSGSDPAPGGEAS, from the coding sequence GTGGAGCAGCTGGACTTGTTCGAGGAGGCGGGCACCGAGAAGGCCAGGATCGCGGCCCCGCTCGCGGTGCGCATGCGCCCGCGCGTGCTGGACGAGATCGTCGGGCAGAAGCACCTGCTGCGCTCTGGCTCGCCGCTGTGGCGCCTGGTCAAGGCCGGTGACGGGGTCACCGTGCCGGCCTCGATCCTGCTCTGGGGCCCGCCCGGCACCGGCAAGACCACGCTGGCCTACGTCCTGGCCAACGCCACCGACCGCACCTTCGCCGAGCTGTCCGCGATCAACGCGGGCGTCAAGGAGGTCCGGGCCGTGGTGGACCGGGCCAAGCGCGAGCTCGGGATGTACGGCCGCGAGACGCTGCTGTTCCTCGACGAGATCCACCGCTTCTCCAAGGCGCAGCAGGACTCCCTGCTGCCCGCCGTGGAGAACCGCTGGGTCACGCTGGTCGCCGCGACCACCGAGAACCCGCACTTCTCCGTCATCTCCCCGCTGCTGTCCCGCTCGCTGCTGCTGACGCTGCAGCCGCTGACCGAGGACGACGTCCGCGAGGTCGTCCACCGCGCGCTCGCGGACGAGCGCGGCCTGGCCGGCAAGGTCACGCTCCCGCCGGACTCCGAGATCCACCTGCTCCGGGTCGCCGGCGGCGACGCCCGGCGCGCGCTGACGGCCCTGGAAGCCGGGGCCGCCGGGGCGCTCGCGGCGGCCAAGGGCGAGGTCCCGGCCGAGCTCACGCTGGAGATCCTGGAGCAGGCGGTCGACCGGGCCGCGGTCCGCTACGACCGCGACGGCGACCAGCACTACGACGTCGCCAGCGCCTTCATCAAGTCCGTGCGTGGCAGCGACGTGGACGCGGCGCTGCACTACCTGGCGCGCATGGTCGACGCCGGCGAGGACCCGCGCTTCATCGCGCGCCGTCTGGTGATCTCCGCCAGCGAGGACATCGGCATGGCCGATCCCAGCTCGCTCCAGGTCGCGGTGGCCGCCATGCAGGCCGTCTCCTTCATCGGCTGGCCCGAGGCGCAGATCACGCTGGCGCACGCGGTCATCCATCTGGCCCTGGCGCCGAAGTCGAACTCCGCCGTGAAGGCCATCGGCGCCGCGCTCGGGGACGTGCACAAGGGCCTGGCCGGCCCGGTGCCGCCGCATCTGCGTGACGCTCATTACTCCGGTGCCCAGTCCCTCGGGCACGGGAAGGGCTACCTCTACGCCCACGACGTCCCCGGCGGCGTGGCCGCGCAGCAGTATGCGCCCGACGCCGTGAAGGACCGCCGCTACTACGAGCCCACCAGGCACGGCGCGGAGGCCCGCTACTCCGACGTCTACGACCGTGTCAGGGCCATGCTGGACGGCACCGGCTCCGGCAGCGATCCCGCCCCCGGCGGCGAAGCCTCCTGA
- a CDS encoding class I SAM-dependent methyltransferase codes for MTTIAGDTPPEQPSTPIAESFGDDPERYNRARPDYPRALIDRIVAGRTGRTVLDVGCGTGIAARQFQAAGCEVTGVEPDKRMAAYAAERGLRVEIAKFEDWDPAGRVFDTLTAGMTWHWVDPVAGAAQAARVVRPGGRIALFWNAFQLPPDLATAFAKVYAELRPEMPTFQTGGAQFSKDIYAPLLASTADRLHEAGFEPADQWRDEWQRTYTSAEWVDLFPTFGGHALLPRQKVAALQKAIGAEVDAAGGEFVVEYATVTVTAVRASS; via the coding sequence ATGACCACTATAGCCGGAGACACCCCGCCTGAGCAGCCGAGCACGCCGATCGCCGAGTCGTTCGGCGACGACCCCGAGCGCTACAACCGCGCCCGGCCGGACTACCCGCGCGCGCTGATCGACCGCATCGTGGCCGGCCGGACCGGTCGCACCGTGCTGGACGTCGGCTGCGGCACCGGCATCGCCGCCCGACAGTTCCAGGCCGCCGGCTGCGAGGTCACCGGCGTCGAGCCGGACAAGCGCATGGCGGCATACGCGGCCGAACGCGGCTTGCGCGTCGAGATCGCGAAGTTCGAGGACTGGGACCCGGCCGGCCGTGTCTTCGACACGCTGACCGCCGGAATGACCTGGCACTGGGTCGATCCGGTGGCGGGCGCCGCGCAGGCGGCACGCGTCGTGCGACCCGGCGGCCGGATCGCGTTGTTCTGGAACGCCTTCCAGCTGCCGCCGGACCTCGCGACGGCGTTCGCGAAGGTCTACGCCGAACTCCGGCCGGAGATGCCGACCTTCCAGACCGGCGGCGCCCAGTTCAGCAAGGACATCTACGCACCACTCCTGGCCAGCACCGCCGACCGCCTGCACGAAGCAGGCTTCGAACCCGCCGACCAGTGGCGCGACGAATGGCAGCGCACATACACGAGCGCCGAGTGGGTGGACCTGTTCCCGACATTCGGCGGCCACGCGCTGCTGCCGCGCCAGAAGGTAGCCGCGCTACAGAAGGCGATCGGCGCGGAGGTGGACGCGGCCGGCGGGGAGTTCGTGGTGGAGTACGCGACGGTCACGGTGACCGCTGTGCGGGCCAGCAGCTGA
- a CDS encoding GNAT family N-acetyltransferase produces the protein MTEPVIRRVESAEELFAVAGGDYLLRSDAAPEESLEQQGVGWVASDGGFAFGGSADGPGLVDWLTVIGTPETAGALLRQALETLPRRPYGFSVPRGTDLAAFAFSEPETWDFMAFDPAWGVELPAVPGEERVTEMLPSPAADAEIAGFLKVANPSHSAKPGWEAIQAWGVVRDAEGALLACGAYCRRDGGNGYLASIGTRPEARGQGLGKAVSAWLTRRSLANGDGFCALGHWHPNEPARRVYARLGFRTTHQMTSGRFEA, from the coding sequence ATGACGGAACCCGTGATACGGCGCGTGGAGTCGGCCGAGGAGTTGTTCGCGGTCGCCGGGGGCGACTACCTGCTGCGCTCCGACGCCGCCCCGGAGGAGTCGTTGGAGCAGCAGGGCGTGGGCTGGGTCGCATCCGACGGCGGCTTCGCCTTCGGCGGGTCGGCGGACGGCCCCGGCCTGGTGGACTGGCTGACCGTGATCGGCACGCCGGAGACCGCCGGCGCACTGCTGCGGCAGGCGCTGGAGACGCTGCCGCGGCGGCCGTACGGCTTCTCCGTGCCGCGCGGCACGGACCTGGCGGCGTTCGCCTTCTCGGAGCCGGAGACGTGGGACTTCATGGCGTTCGACCCGGCCTGGGGCGTCGAGCTGCCGGCGGTCCCCGGCGAGGAGCGGGTGACGGAGATGCTGCCCTCCCCCGCCGCCGACGCCGAGATCGCCGGCTTCCTGAAGGTCGCGAACCCCTCGCACTCGGCGAAGCCGGGCTGGGAGGCGATCCAGGCCTGGGGCGTGGTGCGCGACGCGGAGGGGGCCCTGCTGGCGTGCGGCGCGTACTGCCGGCGCGACGGCGGCAACGGCTACCTGGCGTCGATCGGTACCCGGCCGGAGGCGCGCGGCCAGGGCCTCGGGAAGGCGGTGTCGGCCTGGCTGACCCGCCGCTCGCTGGCGAACGGCGACGGCTTCTGCGCCCTCGGCCACTGGCACCCGAACGAACCCGCGCGGCGCGTCTACGCACGCCTCGGATTCCGCACCACGCACCAGATGACGAGCGGGAGGTTCGAGGCGTGA
- a CDS encoding DUF948 domain-containing protein has translation MSAGAIVGLVFAIFFAIGVCFFAFVLVRVAEVLKETTKLVAGITQETVPLLNEITDTVKNGNAQLVKVDHITDNVETMSKNVSGLVSTATSAIGGPLVKVASFSYGVRAAITSRKNEDVAKRVKAELKADRKARRADKKKG, from the coding sequence GTGTCCGCTGGCGCGATTGTCGGACTGGTGTTCGCGATCTTCTTCGCGATCGGAGTGTGCTTCTTCGCCTTCGTCCTGGTCCGCGTGGCCGAGGTGCTGAAGGAGACGACCAAGCTGGTCGCCGGCATCACCCAGGAGACCGTCCCGCTGTTGAACGAGATCACCGACACGGTCAAGAACGGCAACGCCCAGCTGGTGAAGGTCGACCACATCACCGACAACGTCGAGACGATGTCGAAGAACGTCTCCGGACTGGTCTCCACCGCCACCTCGGCGATCGGCGGACCGCTGGTGAAGGTGGCCTCCTTCAGTTATGGGGTGCGCGCGGCCATCACCTCGCGCAAGAATGAGGACGTGGCCAAGCGGGTCAAGGCCGAGCTGAAGGCGGACCGCAAGGCCCGTCGCGCCGACAAGAAGAAGGGATGA
- the alaS gene encoding alanine--tRNA ligase, which produces MESAEIHRRWLDFFQKKGHTVVPSASLISNDPTTLLTIAGMAPFKPYFLGEQPAPWPRATSVQKCVRTLDIEEVGKTTRHGSFFQMCGNFSFGDYFKETAIPMAWELCTTPVDQGGFGLDPDKIWVTVYLDDDEAEEIWKKAGFPAERIQRLGMKENYWSMGVPGPCGPCSELFYDRGPEFGEPGGPAVNDERYMEFWNLVFMQFERGAGGDKGGFPILGELPSKSIDTGLGLERLATILQGVNNLYEIDTSRAILDKAASIAGVTYGAETKNDVSLRVVTDHVKTATMMIGDGITPGNEGRGYVLRRLMRRAIRNMRLLGAHGATIKDLTETTIEAMGPAYPELIADSSRIIAVAVAEETSFLQTLRTGSAMFETVAEEAKKSGSAVFSGDQAFKLHDTFGFPIDLTLEMASEAGLSVDEEGFRRLMKEQRDQAKADARAKKTGHADMSAYRELLDAAGPSAFTGYHEVSSEGLLKAMLVNGQVGSSAQPGDEVELVLDRTPFYAEGGGQLADHGLIRLGNGALVEVVDVQKPVGDLIAHRAIVRDGEVVLGTEAWGEVDTARRAAISRAHTATHMVHKAFRELLGETATQAGSENSPGRFRFDFASPGAVPHSVLNDVEQRVNELLIDDLTVTAQVMSQPEAKAMGAMALFGEKYGDRVRVVSVGEWAHELCGGTHVDNTGRLGLVKLLSESSIGSGVRRVEALVGTDAYHFLAREHVLVAQLAEVVKARPEELVERVGGIMTKLRDAEKEISALKAGQLLQIAGSLADGATDVHGVAVVTHQAPDGASADDLRKLVLDVRGRLGTRPAVVAVAASAGERPVVVIATNEGSRGLGLKAGELVRSAAKTLGGGGGGKDDVAQGGGTDVTAIPAALEGVGRAVAEKVAA; this is translated from the coding sequence ATGGAATCCGCGGAGATCCACCGCCGCTGGCTCGACTTCTTCCAGAAGAAGGGCCACACGGTCGTCCCGTCGGCGTCGCTCATCTCGAACGACCCGACCACCCTGCTCACCATCGCGGGCATGGCCCCGTTCAAGCCGTACTTCCTCGGCGAGCAGCCGGCGCCCTGGCCGCGCGCGACCTCGGTCCAGAAGTGCGTGCGCACGCTGGACATCGAGGAGGTCGGCAAGACCACCCGGCACGGCTCGTTCTTCCAGATGTGCGGCAACTTCTCCTTCGGGGACTACTTCAAGGAGACCGCCATCCCGATGGCGTGGGAGCTGTGCACCACGCCGGTCGACCAGGGCGGCTTCGGCCTGGACCCGGACAAGATCTGGGTCACCGTCTACCTCGACGACGACGAGGCCGAGGAGATCTGGAAGAAGGCGGGCTTCCCGGCCGAGCGTATCCAGCGCCTCGGCATGAAGGAGAACTACTGGTCGATGGGCGTGCCCGGGCCCTGCGGCCCGTGCTCGGAGCTCTTCTACGACCGCGGCCCGGAGTTCGGCGAGCCCGGCGGCCCGGCGGTGAACGACGAGCGCTACATGGAGTTCTGGAACCTGGTCTTCATGCAGTTCGAGCGCGGCGCGGGCGGCGACAAGGGCGGCTTCCCGATCCTCGGCGAGCTCCCCAGCAAGTCCATCGACACCGGCCTCGGCCTGGAGCGCCTGGCGACGATCCTGCAGGGCGTCAACAACCTCTACGAGATCGACACCTCGCGGGCGATCCTGGACAAGGCGGCGTCGATCGCGGGCGTCACCTACGGTGCCGAGACCAAGAACGACGTCTCGCTGCGCGTGGTCACCGACCACGTGAAGACCGCGACCATGATGATCGGCGACGGCATCACGCCGGGCAACGAGGGCCGCGGCTACGTGCTGCGCCGCCTGATGCGCCGCGCGATCCGCAACATGCGGCTGCTCGGCGCGCACGGCGCGACCATCAAGGACCTGACCGAGACCACCATCGAGGCGATGGGCCCGGCCTATCCCGAGCTGATCGCGGACTCCTCGCGCATCATCGCGGTCGCGGTCGCGGAGGAGACCTCCTTCCTGCAGACGCTGCGCACCGGCTCGGCGATGTTCGAGACGGTCGCGGAAGAGGCGAAGAAGTCCGGCAGCGCGGTGTTCTCCGGCGACCAGGCGTTCAAGCTGCACGACACCTTCGGCTTCCCGATCGACCTGACCCTGGAGATGGCGTCCGAGGCGGGCCTGAGCGTCGACGAAGAGGGCTTCCGCCGCCTGATGAAGGAGCAGCGGGACCAGGCGAAGGCGGACGCGCGGGCGAAGAAGACCGGCCACGCGGACATGTCGGCGTACCGGGAGCTGCTGGACGCGGCGGGCCCGTCGGCGTTCACCGGCTACCACGAGGTGTCCTCCGAGGGCCTGCTGAAGGCGATGCTGGTCAACGGCCAGGTCGGCAGCTCGGCGCAACCCGGCGACGAGGTGGAGCTGGTCCTGGACCGCACCCCCTTCTACGCGGAGGGCGGCGGCCAGCTCGCGGACCACGGTCTGATCCGGCTCGGCAACGGCGCGCTGGTCGAGGTCGTGGACGTGCAGAAGCCGGTCGGCGACCTGATCGCGCACCGGGCGATCGTGCGCGACGGCGAGGTCGTGCTGGGCACCGAGGCGTGGGGCGAGGTGGACACCGCGCGGCGCGCGGCGATCTCCCGCGCGCACACCGCGACACACATGGTTCACAAGGCGTTCCGCGAACTGCTCGGCGAGACCGCGACCCAGGCGGGCTCGGAGAACTCGCCCGGCCGCTTCCGCTTCGACTTCGCGTCCCCGGGCGCGGTGCCGCACTCGGTGCTGAACGACGTCGAGCAGCGGGTCAACGAGCTGCTGATCGACGACCTCACGGTCACCGCGCAGGTGATGAGCCAGCCCGAGGCCAAGGCGATGGGCGCGATGGCGCTGTTCGGCGAGAAGTACGGCGACCGGGTCCGCGTGGTCTCGGTCGGCGAGTGGGCGCACGAGCTCTGCGGCGGCACGCACGTGGACAACACCGGCCGCCTCGGCCTGGTGAAGCTGCTCTCGGAGTCCTCCATCGGCTCCGGCGTGCGCCGCGTCGAGGCGCTGGTCGGCACCGACGCGTACCACTTCCTGGCGCGCGAGCACGTCCTGGTGGCGCAGCTCGCGGAGGTCGTGAAGGCGCGGCCGGAGGAGCTGGTCGAGCGGGTCGGCGGCATCATGACCAAGCTGCGGGACGCGGAGAAGGAGATCTCCGCGCTCAAGGCGGGCCAGCTGCTGCAGATCGCGGGCTCGCTCGCGGACGGCGCGACCGACGTGCACGGCGTCGCGGTGGTCACGCACCAGGCGCCGGACGGCGCGTCCGCGGACGACCTGCGCAAGCTGGTGCTGGACGTGCGCGGCCGGCTCGGCACCCGCCCGGCGGTGGTCGCGGTGGCGGCGAGCGCGGGGGAGCGGCCGGTGGTGGTCATCGCGACCAACGAGGGCTCGCGCGGGCTCGGCCTGAAGGCGGGCGAGCTGGTCCGCTCGGCGGCGAAGACCCTCGGCGGCGGCGGAGGCGGCAAGGACGACGTCGCGCAGGGCGGCGGCACCGACGTCACGGCGATCCCGGCGGCGCTGGAGGGTGTCGGCCGCGCGGTGGCGGAGAAGGTGGCGGCGTAG
- a CDS encoding shikimate dehydrogenase, with translation MTRPAPLRSEDLRSEEPDLIRHAAVLGSPIAHSLSPVLHRAAYTALGLTDWTYDAHDVDEASLPDFLSGLDASWAGLSLTMPLKRAVIPLLDEVSATARAVEAVNTVLFAADGSRTGTNTDVPGLVNALAERAVTEAASAAVLGAGATASSALSALSGIAKSEVEVFIRNRARDAEIHAIAEAVGTPIRIRDWKDAPAAFEHELVISTTPTGATDDLAQAVPPTPGTLFDVLYHPWPTPLAAAWTAHGGAVLGGLDLLVHQAVLQVELMTGRAPAPLAAMRVAGEAALSAR, from the coding sequence GTGACAAGGCCTGCGCCGCTTCGCAGTGAGGACCTTCGCAGTGAGGAACCCGACCTGATCCGCCACGCCGCCGTCCTCGGCAGCCCGATCGCGCACTCGCTGTCCCCGGTCCTGCACCGGGCCGCGTACACCGCGCTCGGGCTGACCGACTGGACCTACGACGCGCACGACGTCGACGAGGCGTCGCTCCCGGACTTCCTGTCCGGCCTCGACGCCTCCTGGGCCGGCCTGTCCCTGACCATGCCCCTCAAGCGCGCGGTGATCCCCCTGCTCGACGAGGTGAGCGCGACGGCCCGCGCGGTCGAGGCGGTGAACACGGTGCTGTTCGCTGCGGACGGCTCCCGCACCGGCACCAACACCGACGTGCCAGGCCTCGTCAACGCCCTGGCCGAACGCGCCGTGACCGAGGCCGCCTCGGCGGCGGTCCTCGGCGCCGGCGCGACCGCGTCCTCGGCCCTGTCGGCCCTGTCGGGCATCGCCAAGAGCGAGGTCGAGGTCTTCATCCGCAACCGAGCCCGCGACGCCGAAATCCACGCGATCGCCGAAGCGGTCGGCACCCCGATCCGCATCCGCGACTGGAAAGACGCCCCGGCGGCGTTCGAGCACGAACTCGTGATCAGCACCACCCCGACCGGCGCGACCGACGACCTCGCCCAGGCGGTCCCACCGACCCCCGGCACCCTCTTCGACGTGCTCTACCACCCCTGGCCCACCCCCCTGGCCGCCGCCTGGACGGCCCACGGCGGCGCGGTCCTCGGCGGCCTGGACCTGCTGGTGCACCAGGCGGTGCTGCAGGTGGAGCTGATGACCGGCCGCGCGCCGGCGCCACTGGCCGCGATGCGGGTCGCGGGGGAGGCGGCGCTTTCGGCTCGCTGA
- a CDS encoding ATP-binding cassette domain-containing protein encodes MSRFDLREVSVERDGHLIIDRVTATIAPGRCTALVGPSGAGKTTLLRLFNRLDDPSSGTMLLDGAPLETLDVLALRRRVGLVGQRPVLVTATVPEELRVGAPALTDDEALGLLKRVGLAEEFYDRPTEGLSGGEGQRVCLARTLAVGPEVLLLDEPTSALDPEAATAVEETLCGLLGGGLTAILVSHSAAQVRRMADDALVLRKGQLVESGPVAGVEYVNTDA; translated from the coding sequence GTGAGCCGGTTCGATCTGCGCGAGGTGTCCGTCGAGCGCGACGGGCACCTGATCATCGACCGGGTGACGGCGACCATCGCCCCGGGGCGCTGCACGGCCCTGGTCGGTCCCAGCGGCGCGGGCAAGACGACGCTGCTGCGACTGTTCAACCGCCTCGATGACCCCAGCAGCGGCACGATGCTGCTGGACGGCGCCCCGCTGGAGACGCTCGACGTGCTCGCGCTGCGCCGGCGGGTGGGCCTGGTCGGGCAGCGTCCGGTCCTGGTGACGGCGACAGTGCCGGAGGAACTGCGGGTCGGCGCCCCGGCACTGACCGACGACGAGGCACTGGGGCTGCTGAAGCGAGTCGGGCTGGCGGAGGAGTTCTACGACCGGCCGACCGAGGGCCTGTCCGGCGGCGAGGGCCAGCGCGTGTGCCTGGCCCGCACACTGGCGGTGGGCCCGGAGGTACTGCTGCTGGACGAGCCGACATCCGCGCTGGACCCGGAGGCCGCGACCGCGGTGGAGGAGACGCTGTGCGGGCTGCTCGGCGGCGGGCTGACCGCGATCCTGGTGAGCCACAGCGCCGCGCAGGTGCGGCGGATGGCGGATGACGCGCTGGTGCTGCGCAAGGGGCAGTTGGTGGAGAGCGGGCCGGTCGCAGGGGTCGAGTATGTGAACACGGATGCTTAG
- the ruvX gene encoding Holliday junction resolvase RuvX, with the protein MRRGVRLGVDVGTVRIGVASCDRDGLLATPVETVKAEPRRGSLDRLAALAAEYEAFEVVVGLPRSLSGGEGPAAAKIRAYARDLARRLGPQRPVRLVDERLSTVTATQGLRASGVKAKKGRSVVDQAAAVVILQNALDAERMSGRPPGTMVQLEDGN; encoded by the coding sequence ATGCGCCGCGGCGTGCGGCTGGGGGTGGACGTCGGCACAGTCCGGATCGGCGTCGCCTCCTGCGACCGCGACGGCCTGCTCGCCACCCCGGTGGAGACGGTGAAGGCCGAGCCGCGCCGGGGCTCCCTGGACCGCCTGGCGGCCCTGGCCGCCGAGTACGAGGCCTTCGAGGTCGTGGTCGGCCTGCCGCGCTCGCTGTCCGGCGGCGAGGGCCCGGCCGCGGCCAAGATCCGGGCCTACGCCCGGGATCTGGCCCGCCGCCTGGGTCCGCAGCGTCCGGTCCGGCTCGTCGACGAGCGGCTCTCCACGGTCACCGCGACACAGGGTCTGCGCGCCTCGGGCGTCAAGGCCAAGAAGGGCAGATCGGTGGTAGACCAAGCGGCCGCCGTGGTTATCTTGCAGAACGCACTTGATGCCGAACGGATGTCCGGACGTCCGCCCGGCACGATGGTCCAGCTGGAGGACGGCAACTGA